In Schaalia sp. JY-X169, the following are encoded in one genomic region:
- the murJ gene encoding murein biosynthesis integral membrane protein MurJ yields MNDNHDERQDDEEDEVGGLEPKQQTLLRSSVLMASGTLTSRILGFIKSALLVAALGASAGAMGSFQVANTLPNMVYNLLAAGIIDAVLIPQIVRALKSRAGNEYVNKLLTAAGALLFLLTLAAMVATPVIVTILASAYSPEMRALTITFALICVPQIFFYGLYNLLGELLNARGIFGPYMWAPVVNNIVGIASLIAFLVLWGQAGDIRPAESMTSEQILMVAGMATVGVIAQALILLIPLRKSGLKLRIDFRLKGTNFGSASKVAFWTFATLLMSQFAVVSTSQLATRADAYTSATGDLVAGNPAYQYAYMIYMVPSSLIALTLATAIFTRLANDVADGNIKGVAENYHRGVDLIVLLSFYAAAVLIVAANPMMQIIMPTLSPSSASLYGMVLVALVFALPSGGLTMMSQRVFFAFENARPVFLIAIVPTILQIAVGWSVYLIAEPKWWTVGAAAGETVYRVVQGFVALVWAGILVRQINVGRVVAFYLRCMFSFAVSGFVAWAVLHFIGPSSSAESTIGRFFDGTWKTVLVAVIVAFVYFGLLRVFDPAGMNEAAGSLVARFRPRPQSESASPAEPLPPGKEVDSEAELDDPSAGGETGEQPLVQRHARELPQAASWADEPPQWNELFSSSTQAAVLATQTLNRGTSFLDMASTGAIPTLTGELGVSPRARGVEEQGNVENHEVRKDQFVSEHRTSSQGAPVAATAGKKGFNPTIPALILGLVLVLAAGFFAVRTLMGPGPTDLFAEMGGNIAQSAQSGQSGQSEEEEVVEGPVPTVAPVVTSATVFSWNDDDGDHPELASAIVDTDPSTVWRSRYFTQNAFEEGSEISVLLTLAEPAVVSEITLNVVGSGGEVVVRNPADGNPRAGDVLATAPIDGQTVIRLAQPTELSAIGLTFNTLPVDDEGMNRAKIAGISVQ; encoded by the coding sequence GTGAACGATAATCACGACGAACGGCAGGACGACGAAGAGGACGAGGTCGGAGGCTTAGAGCCGAAACAGCAGACACTTCTCAGGTCGTCAGTTCTCATGGCGTCAGGCACGCTGACGTCGCGTATCCTCGGCTTCATTAAGTCTGCGCTGCTTGTCGCGGCACTGGGCGCCAGTGCTGGGGCAATGGGTTCATTCCAGGTCGCCAACACACTGCCCAACATGGTTTACAACCTTCTAGCTGCCGGAATCATCGATGCGGTATTGATCCCTCAGATCGTCAGGGCACTGAAGAGCAGAGCCGGTAACGAGTACGTCAATAAACTCCTCACGGCCGCGGGTGCCCTGCTGTTCCTCCTGACGCTGGCAGCAATGGTGGCGACACCTGTGATCGTCACGATTCTTGCGTCTGCTTACAGCCCGGAGATGCGGGCCCTAACAATCACGTTCGCACTCATTTGCGTACCGCAGATTTTCTTCTACGGGCTTTACAATCTCCTCGGTGAACTCCTGAATGCCCGGGGAATCTTCGGGCCGTACATGTGGGCGCCGGTTGTCAACAACATCGTCGGCATCGCGTCACTTATCGCATTCCTAGTGCTCTGGGGGCAGGCGGGAGATATTCGCCCCGCCGAGTCCATGACTTCCGAGCAGATCCTCATGGTCGCCGGAATGGCAACTGTTGGCGTCATTGCGCAAGCTCTGATCCTGTTGATCCCCCTGCGGAAGTCGGGCCTCAAGCTTCGAATTGACTTCAGACTCAAAGGAACCAACTTCGGCTCCGCATCCAAGGTGGCGTTTTGGACATTCGCAACACTTCTGATGAGCCAGTTTGCTGTTGTCTCCACCTCGCAGTTGGCGACTCGCGCGGATGCCTACACCTCTGCCACCGGTGACCTTGTAGCGGGCAATCCGGCGTATCAGTACGCCTACATGATCTATATGGTTCCGTCGTCCCTGATCGCCCTCACACTGGCGACTGCTATTTTCACACGTTTAGCCAACGATGTCGCGGACGGGAACATAAAGGGGGTGGCAGAGAACTACCACCGGGGCGTGGATCTGATTGTCCTACTGTCGTTCTACGCGGCGGCTGTGCTGATTGTGGCAGCCAACCCAATGATGCAGATCATCATGCCTACGCTCTCCCCCAGCAGTGCGTCCTTGTATGGCATGGTCTTGGTCGCCCTCGTCTTTGCATTGCCGTCAGGCGGATTAACAATGATGTCTCAGAGGGTGTTCTTCGCGTTTGAGAACGCCCGGCCCGTCTTCCTCATCGCGATAGTGCCCACTATTTTGCAGATTGCCGTCGGCTGGTCCGTGTATCTCATAGCGGAACCAAAGTGGTGGACCGTAGGCGCAGCAGCTGGAGAGACCGTGTATCGCGTAGTACAGGGATTCGTTGCCCTGGTCTGGGCTGGAATCTTGGTGAGACAGATCAATGTCGGTCGAGTAGTTGCCTTCTATCTGCGCTGTATGTTCTCTTTCGCAGTCTCTGGGTTTGTAGCATGGGCCGTGCTTCATTTCATCGGCCCCTCATCATCAGCAGAGTCAACAATTGGGCGCTTCTTTGACGGCACATGGAAGACTGTGCTCGTTGCGGTCATTGTGGCGTTCGTCTACTTCGGTCTCCTTCGAGTCTTTGATCCGGCCGGCATGAACGAAGCGGCGGGATCTCTGGTGGCCCGCTTCCGTCCTCGCCCCCAATCTGAGAGTGCGTCCCCTGCCGAACCGCTTCCACCAGGTAAAGAAGTTGATAGTGAGGCAGAGCTGGACGACCCGTCTGCAGGTGGGGAGACCGGCGAACAACCACTAGTCCAGAGACATGCGCGTGAACTTCCGCAGGCTGCAAGTTGGGCCGACGAACCTCCACAGTGGAACGAACTATTCTCCAGTTCAACCCAGGCAGCCGTGTTGGCCACACAGACATTGAACCGCGGAACCTCCTTTTTGGATATGGCGTCGACCGGGGCAATCCCTACCCTTACAGGAGAGTTAGGGGTCTCGCCGCGCGCCCGCGGGGTCGAAGAGCAAGGTAACGTGGAGAACCATGAAGTTAGGAAGGACCAGTTCGTGAGCGAACACAGAACCTCATCACAGGGAGCCCCGGTTGCCGCGACGGCTGGAAAGAAGGGGTTTAATCCGACCATTCCAGCGTTGATACTCGGACTTGTCCTTGTGCTGGCCGCCGGTTTCTTCGCTGTTCGCACGCTCATGGGCCCCGGACCTACCGATCTCTTTGCAGAAATGGGTGGCAACATCGCCCAGTCCGCACAATCTGGGCAATCTGGGCAATCTGAGGAGGAGGAAGTGGTTGAGGGGCCTGTCCCCACAGTCGCACCCGTTGTCACTAGTGCAACAGTTTTCTCGTGGAACGATGATGATGGAGATCACCCCGAGCTGGCGTCGGCGATCGTAGATACTGATCCGTCCACGGTCTGGCGTTCCCGGTACTTCACACAAAACGCGTTTGAAGAGGGTAGCGAGATCTCTGTTCTTCTGACACTTGCAGAGCCCGCTGTAGTCTCAGAAATCACCCTGAACGTTGTTGGCTCAGGAGGTGAGGTTGTAGTACGTAATCCTGCCGATGGCAATCCTAGAGCGGGGGATGTTCTAGCAACCGCGCCAATTGACGGTCAGACTGTTATTCGCCTGGCACAACCGACAGAGCTTTCAGCAATCGGTCTAACTTTCAACACGCTGCCAGTTGATGATGAGGGGATGAACAGGGCAAAGATTGCTGGAATTTCAGTCCAGTAG
- a CDS encoding NUDIX hydrolase: protein MHSQKSVRGAAYPVPRRPLTPRVITVRKTAIHTRAVQETSAGGLCIDVRDGVAYVALIMRRNRGGRLEWCLPKGHLEGRETPAQAAVREVQEETGARGRVVCKLGTVDYWFSGTSTRIHKLVHHFLLEYLDGELTVENDPDQEAEDTEWVPLLEAQNRLSYPNERRVVAAAIDLLYSPSPNK from the coding sequence ATGCATAGTCAGAAGAGCGTTCGTGGGGCAGCCTATCCGGTCCCACGCCGTCCTCTTACCCCCAGGGTAATTACTGTGCGTAAAACCGCCATTCACACGCGAGCAGTGCAGGAAACCAGTGCGGGAGGCCTGTGTATTGATGTCAGAGACGGTGTTGCCTACGTTGCTCTGATAATGCGCCGTAACCGTGGGGGCCGTTTGGAGTGGTGTCTCCCGAAGGGACACCTCGAAGGTCGGGAGACACCCGCTCAAGCTGCAGTTCGGGAGGTCCAAGAAGAGACAGGTGCTCGCGGCCGAGTAGTCTGCAAGCTAGGAACTGTTGACTACTGGTTCTCAGGTACTTCAACCCGGATCCACAAGCTTGTTCACCACTTTCTCCTGGAATACCTCGACGGCGAACTTACCGTAGAGAACGACCCTGACCAAGAGGCTGAGGACACCGAATGGGTTCCCCTTCTGGAAGCGCAGAATCGCCTGTCATATCCAAATGAGAGACGCGTAGTAGCGGCCGCCATCGACCTCCTCTACTCGCCCTCACCGAACAAGTGA
- a CDS encoding DUF6049 family protein, whose translation MNRLPLANPELRAKAMAVFFAVFIVFVGLFAAPTAIASSQGDSDSASPTIRISDLSPEILVDEDELVLTVHVEAASPEQLQRARIITFVHADPFGSMAEVDDFLSEGRNDSWSANELTMEQADIERATTGGTDIRIRIPVDDLPLWNSAAWGPYGVTVRLLTSTSILGLSPAQDRTLLLWYPPGATGEMQVNVTVTGVADTLSPGAWSRLAGVGTTVTLTHEDLRVLLANDLGHGLEIASIPSGDASLSLLAVTEQTELYGLAASTRTLHEPGVDVQESDPQDSQSGQSQSGEQVGADTGFSAGSPQSLEAALRRSDISLLDNLVIADNEWWGLQVLRAGAGETVLTDSEGVAESSADSTTPSARFLVDARTGSTIVDGDQRTADSQETVTVLDSWGAAAESLSSKARSEYGDLSARQRVRALTAISAAQDVGDLSVWINIAAPELGKNPSERLAELLENPWVNPLSLQDMLESPLSTIPRQPIGESTSTSAAEVEAILHPLNQELVATEDVLLATVDGERPTPVQLLPVLASTASDLTTQQRQVRVDSALDILSSFTRTIDVIPSGPVNVVGRNAPFPITVRNSGPYALQILVGLEAGDPRLSAKDWVPTVVPSGGSVTVQVPVQAVGTGQVEVTAVAMTEGGTTLDASEPITVRVRADWEGPGLWIVAGLLSAALVAGVIRTIRKGKRRMSPLATASSNKDNG comes from the coding sequence ATGAATAGACTTCCGCTAGCGAACCCCGAGTTGCGCGCAAAAGCAATGGCTGTGTTCTTTGCCGTCTTCATAGTATTCGTCGGCCTGTTCGCTGCGCCCACGGCAATCGCCAGTTCACAGGGTGATTCTGACTCTGCCTCTCCAACGATAAGGATTAGTGACCTGTCGCCTGAGATCCTTGTGGACGAGGACGAACTGGTGCTGACTGTCCACGTCGAAGCAGCGAGTCCAGAGCAGCTGCAGAGGGCTCGCATCATCACATTTGTGCATGCAGATCCGTTTGGTTCCATGGCCGAAGTTGACGATTTTCTCTCGGAGGGGCGCAACGACAGCTGGTCGGCTAACGAGCTCACCATGGAACAAGCGGATATTGAGCGCGCAACTACCGGAGGAACCGACATACGCATCAGGATCCCCGTTGATGATCTTCCTCTGTGGAATTCTGCCGCGTGGGGACCATACGGGGTGACGGTGCGCCTCCTAACGTCCACGAGCATTTTGGGTTTGAGTCCCGCACAGGACCGTACCCTGCTCTTGTGGTATCCCCCTGGTGCTACGGGAGAGATGCAGGTGAATGTCACTGTGACTGGAGTGGCGGACACGCTGAGCCCCGGCGCATGGTCGAGACTTGCGGGCGTTGGAACAACGGTCACACTGACGCACGAAGACCTCCGTGTCCTGTTGGCCAACGACTTGGGTCACGGACTTGAAATTGCGTCCATTCCCTCCGGAGATGCATCGCTATCTCTGCTTGCTGTTACTGAGCAGACTGAACTATATGGACTGGCCGCATCAACGCGCACCCTCCACGAGCCAGGCGTGGATGTACAGGAGTCGGACCCGCAGGACTCGCAGTCCGGGCAGTCTCAAAGTGGTGAGCAAGTCGGTGCAGACACAGGCTTTTCCGCAGGATCCCCCCAGAGTCTTGAGGCCGCCCTCCGCAGGTCCGACATATCTCTACTTGATAATCTTGTGATAGCAGACAATGAGTGGTGGGGGTTGCAGGTTCTGCGTGCCGGAGCAGGGGAAACGGTTCTTACAGATAGCGAGGGCGTCGCTGAGAGCTCTGCGGACTCAACTACACCATCGGCCAGGTTCCTTGTGGATGCAAGAACGGGCTCGACGATCGTTGACGGCGATCAGAGAACTGCAGATTCTCAGGAGACCGTGACAGTCTTAGACTCTTGGGGGGCCGCCGCAGAGTCGCTCTCGTCGAAGGCTAGATCTGAGTATGGGGATCTGAGTGCGCGCCAGCGTGTTCGCGCCCTAACAGCGATTTCTGCTGCACAGGACGTGGGTGACCTATCCGTGTGGATAAATATTGCGGCCCCTGAGCTAGGCAAGAACCCATCCGAACGACTAGCAGAACTACTTGAAAACCCCTGGGTCAATCCGCTCTCTCTGCAAGACATGCTCGAAAGCCCACTGTCTACCATTCCAAGGCAGCCGATTGGTGAGTCCACGTCTACTTCGGCCGCGGAGGTTGAAGCCATTCTGCACCCGCTCAATCAAGAACTCGTTGCGACCGAGGACGTCCTCCTCGCAACCGTTGATGGTGAACGGCCAACACCGGTGCAACTTCTGCCCGTTCTGGCCTCAACCGCCAGTGATCTAACCACCCAGCAACGCCAAGTACGAGTTGATAGCGCACTGGACATCCTTTCAAGTTTCACAAGGACGATCGATGTCATTCCTTCGGGACCCGTAAACGTCGTGGGTCGCAACGCCCCGTTCCCGATTACTGTCCGCAACAGTGGTCCTTATGCCCTGCAAATTCTTGTTGGGCTCGAAGCGGGAGACCCGCGTCTCTCAGCGAAGGACTGGGTACCTACTGTGGTTCCCAGCGGGGGTTCCGTGACGGTTCAAGTTCCGGTTCAGGCGGTGGGGACCGGGCAGGTCGAGGTAACCGCAGTCGCCATGACGGAGGGTGGTACTACCCTGGATGCTTCCGAACCGATAACCGTGAGGGTGCGTGCAGACTGGGAAGGTCCCGGCCTGTGGATCGTCGCCGGTCTGCTTTCAGCGGCACTAGTTGCTGGAGTCATTAGAACGATCAGAAAGGGGAAGCGTCGAATGTCTCCTCTCGCTACCGCTAGTTCCAATAAGGACAACGGGTGA
- a CDS encoding CCA tRNA nucleotidyltransferase, with product MAEEKVVGHKLVGRGDIPALLASGLTTLSGLPESILALAARFGSAGHEIALVGGPVRDAFLGVEAHDFDLTTSALPDQTEAIMRQWADAVWTVGREFGTIAGRKGSLQVEVTTYRTEEYEENSRKPVVIYGKTLEGDLSRRDFTVNAMAMRLPDLVLVDPFNGLEDLAEGVLRTPVSATQSFRDDPLRIMRAARFAAQLGVDVAPEVVKAMGAEAERLEIVSAERIRSELERLIVSPFPRRGLELLVYTGVAPYVLPELSALQDTVDEHGRHKDVYEHTLTVLDQAMALETGPDGPVPGPDFILRFAALMHDIGKPATRRFEGKKVTFHHHDVEGAKITRKRMKALRFDKSTTNAVAELVAGHLRFHGYGEQAWTDSAVRRYVTDAGDQLERLHRLTRADVTTGNRRKAAYLAAAYDDLEQRIAELREKEELDSIRPDLDGEEIMAILNVGPSPAVGRAYKYLLSLRMDEGELGKEQAAARLRQWWDKESNDSV from the coding sequence ATGGCGGAAGAAAAGGTAGTTGGTCACAAGTTGGTTGGACGAGGCGATATTCCAGCCCTGTTGGCTTCTGGCTTGACAACACTATCCGGCCTTCCGGAGTCTATTCTGGCGCTAGCCGCCCGTTTTGGTAGCGCCGGCCACGAGATTGCTCTTGTTGGCGGTCCTGTTCGTGACGCGTTCCTGGGCGTGGAAGCACACGACTTCGACCTCACGACCTCGGCCCTCCCCGATCAAACCGAGGCCATCATGCGTCAGTGGGCGGACGCTGTTTGGACGGTTGGTAGGGAGTTCGGAACCATCGCGGGGCGCAAAGGTTCCTTGCAGGTTGAAGTGACCACCTATCGGACAGAGGAGTATGAAGAGAACTCCCGCAAGCCAGTTGTCATCTATGGAAAAACGCTCGAGGGCGACCTGTCGCGACGAGACTTCACCGTGAATGCCATGGCAATGCGGCTTCCCGACCTCGTCTTGGTTGACCCGTTCAACGGATTGGAAGACCTGGCTGAAGGCGTGTTGAGGACCCCCGTGTCAGCTACACAGTCGTTCCGAGACGACCCCTTGAGGATCATGCGGGCCGCACGTTTTGCGGCGCAGCTGGGAGTCGATGTTGCGCCGGAGGTAGTGAAGGCGATGGGGGCCGAGGCCGAGCGTCTCGAGATTGTCTCCGCCGAGCGGATCCGTTCTGAGCTGGAACGTCTCATCGTCAGTCCCTTCCCACGACGTGGACTCGAGCTACTGGTCTATACGGGTGTGGCACCCTATGTTCTTCCTGAGCTGTCCGCTCTCCAGGACACGGTAGATGAGCATGGACGGCACAAGGACGTATACGAACACACCCTGACCGTCCTCGACCAAGCAATGGCGCTTGAGACTGGGCCGGATGGTCCCGTTCCCGGGCCAGATTTCATCCTCCGCTTTGCCGCCCTCATGCACGACATCGGTAAGCCAGCGACGCGTCGCTTTGAAGGGAAAAAGGTCACCTTCCATCACCACGATGTCGAGGGAGCCAAGATTACCCGGAAGCGCATGAAAGCCCTGCGGTTCGACAAATCCACGACCAATGCGGTGGCGGAGTTGGTAGCGGGTCACCTACGGTTTCACGGTTACGGGGAGCAGGCTTGGACTGATTCCGCAGTAAGGCGCTATGTTACGGATGCGGGAGATCAGTTGGAGCGACTACACCGATTGACCCGCGCAGATGTCACCACCGGAAACCGTCGGAAAGCTGCATATCTTGCTGCTGCCTACGACGACCTCGAACAGAGGATTGCCGAGTTAAGGGAGAAGGAAGAACTGGATTCCATTCGCCCCGACCTTGACGGTGAGGAGATCATGGCGATCCTCAATGTGGGTCCCTCACCTGCGGTTGGTCGCGCGTACAAGTACCTCTTGTCTCTACGGATGGACGAGGGCGAACTCGGCAAGGAACAGGCCGCTGCGAGGCTTAGACAGTGGTGGGATAAAGAATCAAACGACTCGGTTTAG